The genomic DNA ataCCACTTGATGAGCCAGCCAAAGAGGAAATGCTGCATAATAGGAACTTTCTCAAGGACTTCAACCTTATACATCTTAAGCAACCCGCTATTCACCTTCTTCCAGTTCGGTACACCGCTTATATCATCCAACAACGGCGAATGCTCAGCGAACAAAcctttcttcaccttcttcacaaAGGCAATACAAGACAAGTACATGTATTCACTAGAGAAATTCTCCAGAATGTCATCGTTATGAATCGACTTCGGTTTCATATACTTGTGATCAATCAACTGAGAACTCCCAAATATAAAAGGCAAGAAATGGTAATCATCAAGTCCCCAAACTCCATGGGATCCAGCTGGTTCTAAGCAATAAACCATTTGCAGTTTCCTCATCAATTCCAAATACTTAACAAAAACCCTAGCAACCAAACCATGGTAATCCTCTTCCTTCACAATCCCCATCCTAGCTAAACAATACAACCACGCCGCGAAATTAGTCTCGTGTCCGGTTCCGTAATCGATCCTACTCGAGTTCCCAAAGCTATCCAAGAAGTAAGGAACAATCTCAATCCTAGATCCTTTGAATTCCTCAGGGAGAAACTCAAGAATAAGCGTTTCACCTCTCTCACCGAGCCGTTCGTGCCATGACCTGAACGAAACGTTGCCGTATCGAGCTGATTGTTGAGCAGGAGGAATCTCGTCGATCCATTGTAACAAGGTTTCGAGGATTGAAACTATGGCGGCTACGGTTGGTGAGATATGACAAGGATCTGAGATCTTTTGCCCACGGATCGATTCCGATAACGAAACAACGAACCCTAGGAAGTTCTTACAAGAAGCAGATTCCTGAAATCGGCGGATATCGTCGGGGGAGTGGATTCTTTTGACCGGAGTCTCGAATTGATACGGCGGAGTTACGACGGGGACATGTTCGGCGTGAGGAACGGGAGAGAGAATGATAGCCTGAGAGTTGTGTGGGAGATTGATGGCTGGAGCTCGGATCGGGCGGTAGTTCGGTGGTGGTGACATCTCCGGGAATGAAGCTAGTGGTGGTGGTTCGGAAATCGTTGGTCCGCCGCAGTTAGTACAGCATCCGGAAGGAGGAAAGGCGGAGGAAACGGTGGCCGGAGCTTCGGAGGTTGATTTCTCCGGCGTGCTTTCGGACTTTGGAGGTTCCATTTTCGCAGTGTTTACAGAGACGTAACTCAGGTGAGAGAGAGTAAAAGggttaataaaacatttatccTTATTGGGCCAGAACGGGCCGGCTCATTAACCCaagaaaatcataatatttaacattataaaTAATCTGATTTATATGGTgttattaattgtttaatatatctatctacaaatatattttagtaatttatattttaaaatgccaattttagtttttttttttaaaaaccacaaaaatattttttccgcAAAAATAGTACAAATTGAactaagttttaatatttaacacTAATCCCTAAATCCAAACACTAAACTTTACCCTAAAAAATATACCGTATATCTAAAATTGTTaaccaaaacctaaaaataaaaaaatttacactatgaaaatcaatttttgtgtttgtagtatttttagaaaaaaaaaattaagtgcgtatcttttgtgaaaaaaaaaactttgatgtaAGAGGAATTCTTCTATTTTAATCtatatagttaaaataaaaaaatatgtgacgAGGGACATGCATTATCCATGCAATTTAGTGAAGTTGTTTTCTAATGCTAGTATTTTAGTGAGTGTAgttcaagaaaaaaattcatagaGAGAAATTTCCACCATCCGAGTATAGTTCAAGAAAAAAGATGTATATGTAACTTAACGATAttttatcatcatcaataaTATTATCCCACACGTAAGTACATAACTATAGTTACTTTCTATCTAAAtgtctaaataaaaaataacatacttataattttaaaataaagggATATGCAAAGATTAAATGAAAAGTAACTGAAAAATTGTGGggatatacaaaattaaacgAAATATAATCGGTttagatgaaaaataataaataaataaaaattgatctCGGGATTAATCACACAAATAGGATGCCATTAGTCAGGAAGTGATAGAAGCTAGGCCGAGAATTCTAAAACAAGAGCTCAAAAGTGCTTTATTTGACTTAAACCAAATCCAACAGCAACAATGCGGTAAAATttatatagtcatatatatatatatttattatcttttattaatagtaaccataaaaaaaataacatctgTCTATTTTGTTAAGGGAAATGTTTCATGACTAAGCAACTTAAGtaccgaattttttttttcctctcttattattatattttttttttaaacaactctGTTGATGCCTTCAATGGCTGAAACTTAAGTGTGCTTTAATAGATTGTCATGAGTGGTTAAAAGAGACTTTTGATTATAAGATAATCATTTCCTTTATTTAATTGTATCGTGTTATTCTTCCTGTAAACTTCGTTTCGTCTTTTTTAGatgtttaagttttgatttgtaAATCTCTAACATGTACAACTCTTCCCTAGACAAATTGCTCGTATGTTGAACCAAAGAAAAACGCGTAAACGATTTTCCATTTACTCTAAGACTACAATTACTGTTTCAAATCAACACTGGTATTTGTAACTTATCATTGTCTtgactcttgagtcttgacccACCAAATCATTGATTTAACAAAGTCAAAGCATGCATAGGTGTATCGCGATGGCAGGGAACGAACGATGCTACGTTTTACATACGAAGGAACAAATGAGTGGTGGTGGGACATTAAAGATTTTTGATacgataaatttttaaaacattcgGCAAGAGACCAAAAGCGCGTACGTTACCAAACCGTCCCTACCGTTCACCGACCGATGCACCCAGGAGGATGATCACATGACCATCACGCGACCTACACTAGTTGAAGTTGGGCAAATCCACCGAAAAcacttttgacttttgagtatCCATCAACCACTAtgccttttttctttaaattcaaGTTGTTGCATTTTCTATGTTCTATCTTGGCCATGATTGTGCCTAAATTTTGAGGGCCttaaatgaataaatttttttattatttatacatatttctGTAAAATTAACATCAGAAAACAAATTGTACATTACAAagactttttcttttcatcactACCAAAGACAACCAATGTTATTTCTTAATACTATGTGAAATGGACCTTTAAACTCAAGAGAATAGcacggattttttttttttttaccaatataCCAAATGAAAACTTAAGAACTGGACcttattattagtattaaaataatccATTTAAAGTCCATAAATTCCATATACGTAGTGTTTTTGGCTTTGATTTCTTACGATCCAATTAAATGTCACttaataatttgataatttacttaattacattgttttgtttctgtctaAACAAGTTGGATTGGCTTTTTGTCTGAAACATGGACAAAAATAAACGGTTTCGCCAAATTATCTAAGAATATTCCATTAAAATAATCGTCTAAGCGACAAAGATCTCGAATCAGCAATAGTGGGAAATAAtctttaaactaattaaaagataaaaggTCAAAATGATATACGAGCTAATAAGggaaaaatgataataatattaatGAATAAATTGAATTACACTAGaatttgtaaccaaaaaaataaacaaaaaagaattacactagaatattattttctactACCAAAAGAACCAAACATTGGATCCTTTTAATTCTCAGACCATAGTGGAGCAAGTCGACGACGTGGGATCATACAAAGCAGGAAGCAAAAACTTCCTGCCGTTTGCACCATACGCATTAAAACTACCTCCCGTTGTAGTATCCACGAGCAAATCTCCAGCGTAACCAGGGTAAGCACCTTTACCATAAACGCCAGGACAAGCAGACGCAGCTTCAAGCGGTGCGTTTTGTGGACCTTGGTAATAACCATTACCAAAAGGATTCGTTGCGGTTCCAGCTAAAAGACTAGCTAAGTTAATAACCATACCATCGAGTCCCACGTCATTGTTTGGTGCCACAAGTGGTGGACTCTGTGGTCCATACACCGGCGCGTGGAATGGCCACGCACATTGCCCTGGACATTGTGTCTCGGAGTTACCAACCCAAATGTAAGCAAACTTGGAGCCACGTTTACCTAAACCACGTGCGTGTCCATGAGTACCACATCGACTCATACCAAATCCTTGTACGGCCACGTCAGCTGAAGTCAAAACGACGTTGACTGCATCGCGTTGGTCACCTTTTGAAGCTAGCTTACGTATGTCTCCATCGGTTAGAGATTTACCAAGCGAGCAAGACTCGTCGAGGATTTGTTTCCcgagagtgagagtgagagaagGAGATGAGCTTTTAGCAGACGCGGCAAGCTTGTAGTATTTCTCCGTAGTCTTCCACCACGTGGCGACGGATGGTTGGTGGAGAGTTTTGGACGTAGGAGGAGAAGTGTGTGTGAGAGAGGTGATGAAGTCGGAGATGATTGCTCTTTGCGAAGGTTTGAAATTTCCGTACCAGATTAGGTTAACGGAGATCTTGCCGGAGAGAAGAGCTCCTTTGTGATACTTTAGTAGTTTGAACTGGTTTGGTTCTTCTGATGCTAAGTTCCTAGCAGAGACACAGATTTGGAGAAGagacaaaaatagaaagaatttAAACACTAACGAATACATTTTgaaatgagagagaagagaggatatTGTGAAATAGTGGATTTGGATGTGTAGATTGGTTTGTGAGATATAAAGAGTGTGATGGGGGCTATATATATGCCTCTCTGAGTAGATTATTTAATAAGTATGAAGGGTAGATTTTGAATATGAGTTAAATAATaaaggtggaaaaaaaaaaaagagagaaggataAAAGAGTTAAGATATGCTTTAAagcgaaagagaaagagaagttgcagagaaaatagaaaaaagataaaagagttaATGGACCATTGTACTGTTGACAGCTAAGGAATGAACCATAGTCCTACACTTTTTTCATATTACATACAACTTTTTGGTTTATGTCAAAATtcgaattttttaaattatcgAATGGTTATTTTGTCATTAGAAATTACACATTTTCTTTAATGTGATAATTACAAGTCTCATGCAAATATGTTGGTACATATGATTTCATTTGGATTTTGGATAAGACTCTTGGAGCCTAGAATGGAGACATAGGATTCTTGTGGTTAAAATCTGTACACAggtgatgttttttttatttaatcagtaaataataagaaattgtATCAAGTTGGACTAATAAAAAACTGctaagtatttataataatacacTGTTGAAAAATTAGTAAAGGATTAATTGTGTCAGATTAAGCAATGTTCCTAGTTACATACAGCCAATGTGTGATAAAAGAGGAATCAAAATTGACCGTATCGATAACAATGTGTGGAATATACAGCTTAGTTACAGAGAGGATCATAAGCTTAAATGACGTAAATACCCTTTATGCAAGCTGTTTTTGGGTAAAGCGCGTGTTGGGGCAGTTAAAGAGAAAAATGTGAAACTTCTGAGAGACGTTGAggagacttaaaaaaaaatctttcggACAGGCTGGATAATAGAACATTactttttaagtatttttgaaagagataTGGGGAAGTGTGTACAGCTGGCAGTTAGTAAGATAGAGGTAGAGGAGACGAGAGTAATCCTAAAAATTCCTAATCCATAGGTATAGAGGCATTTACTGACACGATGTCGGCACGTGATGTCACGCGCTTTCACGTcatcattgattttgttttaagttgGTGGTGGTGATCGAAGCAGGTGGGTGAAAGCTCGTGACTAGGGGAGGGGCTTGTTATGGTActactaacaaaaaaacattagctGGACTATGGTTGGATCTCTCTCGACACCACATTATTATTCGTCAACCTGCACCGTTTTAGGTTTGGAGGCAGTCTGAATCATCTTGAGAACATTGCTTATGTTCGGtagataatttagtttttttctagcCCCTAAAATTATAGCATTCAAGTGCTCTTAACAATATTGCTCGAAATGAATCTTGCTACATATAGAGAGTTCTATGGTAGAAAATGTAAGATTTCTCTAAGGATTGTATGCTTCCGTTTGTATGTTATAGGATCATAGATGATCTTTACGAATCGCGTTGGATTAATTAATGCTGTGTAAATCTGGTGTATAGTAGAATTTGTTGTGGCTATAGAGTTCTTGGACCATCTCCATCTCCCACCATGGTTCCAAATTTGaagattctatttatttttataattgaaaaaaatacaaaactaaaattttaattccAGACCTTATAATGGATATCCCCTTATAATTGATTCCAAAACCTCTACATTTAGAAccaattctatttttttgttgggcattttgatttaattttaatatttttgagtttaGAAAAGTTGATTTACAACTTTTTAGAATCACCATTGGagaatcctaaataatttaaaacctatttttagttttttacaacCCCATAATATAATGTCCGCTAGTAACTCTTGATTAAATTATTATCATTAAAACTAACagtttctttgtattttcttgcAATATAGTAGTGtgttaattatttgttatattttgtttcgttttcatAGAAACAAAAGCTGTTCAACACAAGTATCTTTAAGTATccttaataaataattaattggaCTATGTTATCTATCTCCTTGTGACAACTATACTacgttaaataaaaataaaaataactattttaatCGAATATGTAGCATGGCTGaactttaaccaaaaatatatctaaCATGGCTGAATCCTCTTCTATTATTTACATATGCATACTCGGTATATCCCATGCCCAAATATTTATGAGTCCCATGCAATTCAAGTTCAGTGTATGATAATAGATAAGTAAGTTGCCACTAGAAATTTTCAAAAGCTTAGGCAATATGGTATATATGGACCACTCCCCAATCCACACGCCCATATCCCAAGCATTACTCTATTAAAAGACACTGTTCTTTTTCATGTACAAGACACTAGCTTTNNNNNNNNNNNNNNttttttttttttttttttttttttttttttttttttttttttttttttttttctatcttacGCTTgcctcttttaaaaaaaaaataaaaactgtgaAGTTTATTAGCTACATATGAACACGACCTGACGTACCAAACCAGGGAAATGGATGATCTAATATTATATTGGAGTATAACCTGACTTGGCCTAAGTTCTCAAATTTGCTTCATGAAGAGGCTTTCGTGAACAATAGATTGTTCTGTGATAATCGCGTTGTGACTTCTTTACAAACAATAATTAGGTATGTTTGGTAGGTTCATGAAaagtatattaataataatacctaTTACAAATTAACTTTCACTTATTACGATGACTTAGTTCAAGTGgttgattccaaaaaaaaatgctagCAAGTTTGTTGATGTCCCTTTTGGTCACAATTAAtatgtttagttcggtcaaagAGGGTTGAAGTTCTCTTCTATTATATTGATGTCGAAACACAAAAGACGGGCTACAACGCGACTCAAACGGGTTACAAAGGTAGACGAGGATAGTAGACGAGCTGATATCTCGTCGATTCTCCGAGCTATGAGTTTAGAACCGTTGACTTTTGCTTGGACGAGCTAAGCTTTTGTACTTGCTGTACGAATTCTCCTGTTTTTTCTCCGATCCCCCCTTCTAAAGGCCGTACGCccgtatttatagggaatcgtgtcggttcgtctaggaaaaataccataatacccTTCTCTCTCGAAAGGAATATTTATGGGCTTTTTCCT from Camelina sativa cultivar DH55 chromosome 2, Cs, whole genome shotgun sequence includes the following:
- the LOC104719835 gene encoding serine/threonine-protein phosphatase 2A activator-like, encoding MEPPKSESTPEKSTSEAPATVSSAFPPSGCCTNCGGPTISEPPPLASFPEMSPPPNYRPIRAPAINLPHNSQAIILSPVPHAEHVPVVTPPYQFETPVKRIHSPDDIRRFQESASCKNFLGFVVSLSESIRGQKISDPCHISPTVAAIVSILETLLQWIDEIPPAQQSARYGNVSFRSWHERLGERGETLILEFLPEEFKGSRIEIVPYFLDSFGNSSRIDYGTGHETNFAAWLYCLARMGIVKEEDYHGLVARVFVKYLELMRKLQMVYCLEPAGSHGVWGLDDYHFLPFIFGSSQLIDHKYMKPKSIHNDDILENFSSEYMYLSCIAFVKKVKKGLFAEHSPLLDDISGVPNWKKVNSGLLKMYKVEVLEKVPIMQHFLFGWLIKWEE
- the LOC104719844 gene encoding protein EXORDIUM-like, with translation MYSLVFKFFLFLSLLQICVSARNLASEEPNQFKLLKYHKGALLSGKISVNLIWYGNFKPSQRAIISDFITSLTHTSPPTSKTLHQPSVATWWKTTEKYYKLAASAKSSSPSLTLTLGKQILDESCSLGKSLTDGDIRKLASKGDQRDAVNVVLTSADVAVQGFGMSRCGTHGHARGLGKRGSKFAYIWVGNSETQCPGQCAWPFHAPVYGPQSPPLVAPNNDVGLDGMVINLASLLAGTATNPFGNGYYQGPQNAPLEAASACPGVYGKGAYPGYAGDLLVDTTTGGSFNAYGANGRKFLLPALYDPTSSTCSTMV